One Deltaproteobacteria bacterium genomic window, CTCCCGGTTGATAAACTGTTAATTTTTTGACAGAAAGGATCCACGGCATGGCTATTGAAGGAATACTGTTTGATCTCGATGGCACCCTGCTCGATACACTGGAGGATTTGGCCGACTCCCTGAACGAAGTTTTAGCGGAGCAGGGTTTTCCAACCCATCCGGTAAAGGCCTATAAATATTTCGTGGGCGAGGGAGTGGAGGTGATGATCCGGCGGGCCCTGCCGGAGGACCGGAGAGGGCCTGAAGTCCTGGAGCGGTCCCTGGAAAAAATGACAGAAGTATACACCCGGCGCTGGCGTCTTAAAACCCGGCTCTATCCAGGCATTCCGGAATTGCTAGACGCCCTCACCACCCGTCGGCTTAAAATGTCCATCCTGTCCAACAAGGTGGACTTTTTCACGCAAATCATGGTTGCGGATCTG contains:
- a CDS encoding HAD family hydrolase; its protein translation is MAIEGILFDLDGTLLDTLEDLADSLNEVLAEQGFPTHPVKAYKYFVGEGVEVMIRRALPEDRRGPEVLERSLEKMTEVYTRRWRLKTRLYPGIPELLDALTTRRLKMSILSNKVDFFTQIMVADLLSAWRFDRVLGVRPGHPKKPDPAGALEIARDLQLSPAQFLYLGDTPIDMKTAVAAGMFPIGVLWGFRPAEELRSGGARLLINHPLDLLPILDDHQ